TCGGCGAACCTGACAATCATATCATACAAGTTCCATTCGCTGCTTGACACATAAAAAAAAATATTACTGTCTTTCTGGGGGTGAGTCCTGCTTGCGAAAGAGAGCAGCTGGTAATGTTTGACTACATCGTCGAAAGGCTTCCTCGCCTGTACATTGCGCGAAAGCAGCAGGAACAGTTTTCGGAACGAGCGGCGGCTGTGGGAGATCAGAAATGTATCGTCAATGTCGGAAATCAGTCCGTAAGAACTTTTATATGGGACAAAAAACTCTTCTGTGCTGGTTGCGTGGAATTGCTTTCCATTGATTTCATCGTCCACGGTCACTTCGTAGGTATGCCAGCCACTGGGCATACTTTCGACAAAAGGAACCTGAAACCTGAAATAGCCATCTGCCTCGGCGGTAGTTTCCGCCGTGAGGTTGCCCACTTTTAGAAAAACTTTCAGAAACGGGATAGGCCTAACAGAGAACAGCTCAATGATGGTCCGGGCATACCGAAAGCCGCTACGCGTGTATTTTCGATCACCTGAGGGATATTTTTTTACGATATGTCCAAATACGACCAGTTCCTTTTTATTCGCATAACCGCGATACAACTTTAAGTCACAACGTTTCATAACTATCTTTAACCCACTTAGACTTTGGTCCCTAATTTAGCCAATATGTTTCCAGAACGAAAAGTTTTGCTGGTTGTTAATCCGATCTCCGGAGATGTCAACAAAGACGTAATTTTTGAAAGAGTAATAGAAAAAACGGGCCAGGAGGGATACGATCTCCGCATTTATACCACAACGGGCGAACGGGATCTGGATATTCTCATGGAAATGATCACGACGATCAGGCCGGAACGGATTCTCGTGGCGGGAGGCGATGGGACGATCTCACTGGTCGCGCAAGCAGCCTTTGGTTTAGATACGATCATGGGCATTATCCCCGCGGGTTCTGCCAACGGGCTATCAGTCGATTTTGGCCTTTCAGGTTCCATCGACCAGGCTATTGAAGTTGCTTTTGGTGACAATGTCATGCATATGGATGCTGTTTCTATTAATGGAGATATTAGTTTGCATTTGAGTGATTTGGGTTTAAATGCACTTTTGGTCAAAAATTATGAAAACAGTGAAACGCGCGGTAAGCTTGGCTATGCACGTGAGATGCTGAAAACGCTGAGCGAGCACGAGAATTTCCTGGCGAAGATCACCGCAGGCGGAGAAGTGATCGAGACGGACGCGCTGATCGTCATTATCGCTAATGCGCAAAAATATGGTACCGGTGTTACAATCAATCCGGCAGGGGATATGGCCGACGGGCTTTTTGAACTTGTAATT
This Dyadobacter sp. UC 10 DNA region includes the following protein-coding sequences:
- a CDS encoding diacylglycerol/lipid kinase family protein, which codes for MFPERKVLLVVNPISGDVNKDVIFERVIEKTGQEGYDLRIYTTTGERDLDILMEMITTIRPERILVAGGDGTISLVAQAAFGLDTIMGIIPAGSANGLSVDFGLSGSIDQAIEVAFGDNVMHMDAVSINGDISLHLSDLGLNALLVKNYENSETRGKLGYAREMLKTLSEHENFLAKITAGGEVIETDALIVIIANAQKYGTGVTINPAGDMADGLFELVIAKKLDFIETAKILAGNTDFNPEIMTVISVKDAVIECIDKEAHFQIDGEYKGMVKKVEAHILEKYIKVAIV
- a CDS encoding App1 family protein, which gives rise to MKRCDLKLYRGYANKKELVVFGHIVKKYPSGDRKYTRSGFRYARTIIELFSVRPIPFLKVFLKVGNLTAETTAEADGYFRFQVPFVESMPSGWHTYEVTVDDEINGKQFHATSTEEFFVPYKSSYGLISDIDDTFLISHSRRSFRKLFLLLSRNVQARKPFDDVVKHYQLLSFASRTHPQKDSNIFFYVSSSEWNLYDMIVRFAELNGLPKAVLKLKKIKSGLDDFVMTGGGSHLHKLRKIHNVINFYPELQFILLGDDSQKDPEIYEEICREFPDNIRAVYIRQTRKRSKALTTTLLKNIQDLGVDTCYFAHSNKAIIHSLDHGIVFQTPAEPEVLPKDIL